The stretch of DNA TTGCTCGCTTTCAAAATTGTGATAAATATTGCAGCCCATTTCTACCGACTTATTGTTTTCTTCTGTTTGAGTGCCAGTTAGATTTTCTACAAATTCAGAATTAAAGTTGGAAGCTACATTAAACTCATTTTCATTGACCATACCTCCTCCAGCAGTATTGTTTACAATGATTCCGTAATAATTGGGCTTAAAAAAGGGAGGTTCTACCCCTCCTCCTCCATCTCCAATACCCCCACCACCGCTTTGAGCAGGCACACTAAATCCTATGAAATCTATTGTATTTTCATTTATCTCGTAATCATTGGAACCAATAGAATAAACTGCCCAAGCATCATAAATTGAAGGGGGAGGAGTATCCTCAGGTCTTAATCCTTCTTCAAAAAAAGGAGGTATATTGAATGTAAAATCATTTTTTTGGATAATATCTCCCATATTGCCATTTGTCGTAATACACTGTAGGGTATTTTCAAAATGTGTTTCTCTGACATTTATATTTCTTTTGCTGAAAGAATAAGTCTCGATTCCTTTATACAGACCTTCAAATGCAGATTGCAGATTCATCGGAACAGGAATATCAAAGGGAGGATGTTTTTTTGATACTTCAAATTCTGAGTCATAAGCCAAGATTCCTGTTCCTCTGTCTTCAATGAAGGGAAGTTTCAACAAATTTTCTCTATTTAAGTTTCGCATCGCTACTTAAAAAAATAAGCACTTGTTAGTTAATTGTTTTTATGTTTTAATATAAGATATTTATAGGTGCAGATATGTTATAAATAATTGTAAATAAGTCACTTAGTTGCTTTTTTCCATTTAGGTTCTAAACAAATGCTTATCTCCTATTCATCTTGTACTTTAAGCTGCACCATACCCGAAAATAATTGCCTGAAATCGTTGTCATGAATAATTAACTGCAAGACCAGTTCCATATCACATTCTATCTTTTGAACCAATCGTGTGAGAATAGAAATCATGATTTGCCACAGCCTTTGAGCAATCGTTGCTTGAATATATTGGTCTCTGATAGCTCTGAATAAGCCGCCAATCGTTTCATAATCTGAAAAGCGTTTATGCAAACTCAACATAACATATTGAATCAAAGTTAAAGTGGTATGAGCAATATGAGCATCAAAATCTCTGGAAGCACATTTTTGAATACCTAAAAGTTGCTTTACTTCTTTGAAAAAGACCTCAATAGACCATCGAATAGCATAGATTTCCATAGCCTGAGTAAAACGAAGGCTTGTTTGGGTAGTCAGTAAAAGTCTCCATTTGCTTCGTTTAGTATACCTAACAAAAAACAACTTGACTTCCATACCTTTATAATCCACCACCACGGTATAATAATAACACCCAAGTAGGCGGCATCTTTTGGGCTTACGTTTATGAACTTTTCGCAATGTTTTTAAAATCTGCCCAGCTGACATTTCTTTGGATAAATAGTTGTATTTGGCATTGCCCATTTTACAAGCAGCCACTATGTGAATGACTCCTTGTCGAAGTAAACGGATAGCCTTCAATGTTTTTTCGCAGCAGAACCAAGCATCAAACAACACATAATCAGGTACATATCCATGTTTCAATGCTCTTTTTATCATGCTGATTAGTTGGCTATTCTTATCCCTATCCAATTCCTTAAACCGTTCATAACCTGCCGATAATTTAGCTCTAATTTTACGATATTGTTTTTTGAGCGCCCTAACAGGTAAACCAAAACGATAGCGTTGGCGATTTTGCCCTTCTCGGTGCAAGGAAAAATCTAAAGGTCGAAAGTTGATTCCATCAAAATAGCCTAAGACCAAGAGTTTGAAGCCCAAAACAGTACATTTGAGAGAATGGTCATGAACTTTACTGATACCTTCGATGGTTTTGCCTGTATGGTTCACTGGGCTATCATCAGCAGTCAAACACTTGTACTTCGGTTTCATCCCTTTTCTTTCCTCCTCACTCAATTTCACCATATGTTTGTCAGCCAGCTCATTATAGCGTTTATTAAATCGGTATAGAAGCTTACGCCAATTTATCCATTCATTGTTTTTTAAACGATACAAACAATCTTTTGCTCCTTCAAAAACATGACTGTAAGCACCATTCGAGAATCCATGAATACTATCGACTCCCAAAAAAGGAAGCAGCAGCAGTGTGAGCATTAGCACAGAAATAGGATAACCTTGGGTTTTGAGTAAGTCTAAGGGATAGCACAAGCTTTTCAATTGAAAGGGTTCATAAGCTCGGGCTAAAGCATCTACAATATTATTTTTTTTCAGTAGGCTTTTAATTTCGTGTACTTTTTGTATCTTGCAATCAGGCAGCATAATTTTTGTATTTTGTTTATAGTGAATCAAATATACACATTTTATGCTGTTTTTCCTCTTTAACAAACAAGTTAATTTTTTGCAAAATACTTTGTATATAAATAAGTTATAAATATTTATTTCCAGTAATTATAGTGCCGAAAAAGTGCTTTCCTTAAATGGAATTCGAGATTTAGGAGAATAATTTACAAAGCTTTAGCTCATTTAAGCCGATTGTATATAATTGTTTTAAGCCTCTTTTTCAGTAAAAAAGTAGGTGCGAAACTTAAATTCTCTATTAATCTCGGCATTAGGGTCTAAGAATGATAAATTATTCCTAAATACACAATTCCTAAATTTTAAATCACGTTGATTAAACAAAAATACATGACTTAGAGATTCGTCAGATAGATTGTTCTCTCTATTGATGTGAGCAGCCTCTCTTTCAAAAGTACAACCCATAAAACCGTTGATAGGATTGGTGTTAAAAGCATAATAGCTAACGTGATTGTTGGTAAAAGTAACATTTCTTGCACTTACCTTTCCACCACAAATCCAATTGCTTTCTCCAAAATCATCGTAAACAAAACCTTCTGCATGAATAGCATTTTTTGCATAAGATATAGAACCTCCTGTAACATCCAAAACAGCGTGTTCTCCTACAGCTTTGGGATTGATTCCTTTTAAGTGAATGCCATTCCACGATTGATGACGTGCTGCACAATTGTTGGGTTGGTCTCCATTCAATATCGTAAGGTCGGCATAATGCAATTTTAACTTTCCACCTGCTTCAACTTTGATACCTGTGAATACAACATCATCAGCCATATTGGCATCTGCATCCGTAAATTCTACCTGACAATTCAATATCTGCAATTCTCCACCATTTTCTATAGTTATCTGTCCTCTTACCGTTTGGTCATATACCCAAACCACTGTTTCTCCATCTTCAATTACCAAATCTTCATCAATTGTATATTCCTGTACACATCGGCAATCGTTACAAATTCTACCGGGAAGGTTTACTTCTATCACTTTTTCGGGGTCAGTTGTCACATCTGCTGCTTCTTCTACGATTTGAAAGTTCCCATAAGTCTGATTGGGATGGAAAACCAATTCGGCTCCCGAACGCACATAGAATGTCACATCAAATAGAGATACACAAGGTTCGATGGTCAATTTACTATCTGGTTCTAAAACATAGAAAGCAGGGGCAGTTAGTGTAAATCCTTCTGGAGTTGTAAAACTAACGGTATTTTGCAAATCTGTTTCTACATGGACCAGTCTTTGGTCTTCTAAATCATCTGCCGCATCACAAACAGTTGTATTAGCTACTTCATCCACCGTAGGGTATAAACCTCTCACTGTTTTGAAAGTATATCCAGATGGAAAGACCAAATTATCTGCTGTGATATGCACTTCTGAGGGATTGTAAATTATTCTCTCCTCTGGGTTGATATTTGTCAAATCGATATTTTTATCAATAAAATATTGATGTTTTATTCCATCTACGGGTTCCAGTAAATCATTATCTCCTCTTTCATAACCTGCAGGATATGCTCCTGAAGCATTATTAAGGTGAAATCCTACTAAGGAAAAAGGAGCAGGATGAATATATTGGTTAGGAGCAGTATTGTTATTATTTACAGCATCTCCTATATTAGGATAGAAGTAAAAACTGGCTGCTTCACATTCTGTAGGAGTTACTTCGTTTTGGGGAAAATAATTAATGGTATTCAAATTATTTGTAGTGGCATCAAAACCAGGAGAAAAATCAATAAAAGGAAGAATTGATATATCATGTTCAGAAGCAGCTGTAGGTTTATCATTTGATGTTGTAAAAGGATATTCTCGCATTTTTGCTATAGTTACATCAATTGGAAAACTCACTAAATCTATTACCTTTTCAGGACGAACAGTTTGATCTCCGGTACCTACACCACATTCAAGGTAAACCGTATGATTAAATACAGAATGTGGAAGAAAGCCTCCCTGACCACTGATTGGATCCATTTGGTCGAATAAATCACTTACTAATGTATGTTCCCCCGCAGTAGATACTTTATGAACTTGATTTGGTAAAATAGGATTCCAGTTTGGATCTGACCAGGATTCATTAGCTGGATTGTATATAGCATCATCCAATACCCTAAAAATTCTCTGAGAGTTGCCTGATGCTTCAAAATCAGGATAGAAAGGGAAAGAAACCAATTCTATTTTTCGGGTAATAGTATAGTTATCACTAAAATCACCAGGATACCAAGTTCCTTGTAAATTGTCCCAGTGTAGAAATTCCCTAGGAAAAATTTGATATTCTCCATCATATTCAAATATGGCTAAATTAGTTATTTCGATAGCAGGCTGCCCTGTAAAATCCTGATAAATATTAATCACATTCTGCCCCTTCACCTCTCCCATACCAGAAAAGACAAAAAAGAGCAGCAAAAAACGAAGAACAGAAAATCTATCTACCAAACACATAGGGGGGGGCATAATGTATAAAATGCCTTCAAAAAAGAAAAGTGGACTTGTTTCATTGTAAAAATAATTTTGAATTAGAAAAAATAAATATTTAAAGTAATTGCCGTATTAGTTTTGTTTACAGGCCATTATCTTATTTTTTTCAAATCTCGACCATTGCAGCCACAATTCAAAGGACAGAAAATCAAGAAATTGACACAATTGATAGCAATTTAAGCTATTATTTTCTCTCTAAACAGGATTAACGATATTTGATTATCAATTATTTATGATTCCATGTTTTCATTGTTTCATTGACACACACACATGCCCACCCTTCTCTATCCTGTTTTACCAAAAAATCATTACTTTAGCGGTTGAGATAAAAAGACATCTGCAATGGCAAAGCATAAAAAATCCAGCTCTCAGCATCCTTCAAAAACCAACTCTTTTTGGCAACAACATTTTTGGGCAATCCTATGTATAGGTTTGTTCAGTATGGTATTGTATGCACCAACGGTTTCCTATGACTATGCTTTGGACGATCAGATAGTGATTTTGTCGAATCAATACACAAAGCAGGGATTTTCGGGGATTGGCAAACTGCTGA from Chitinophagales bacterium encodes:
- a CDS encoding transposase, with protein sequence MLPDCKIQKVHEIKSLLKKNNIVDALARAYEPFQLKSLCYPLDLLKTQGYPISVLMLTLLLLPFLGVDSIHGFSNGAYSHVFEGAKDCLYRLKNNEWINWRKLLYRFNKRYNELADKHMVKLSEEERKGMKPKYKCLTADDSPVNHTGKTIEGISKVHDHSLKCTVLGFKLLVLGYFDGINFRPLDFSLHREGQNRQRYRFGLPVRALKKQYRKIRAKLSAGYERFKELDRDKNSQLISMIKRALKHGYVPDYVLFDAWFCCEKTLKAIRLLRQGVIHIVAACKMGNAKYNYLSKEMSAGQILKTLRKVHKRKPKRCRLLGCYYYTVVVDYKGMEVKLFFVRYTKRSKWRLLLTTQTSLRFTQAMEIYAIRWSIEVFFKEVKQLLGIQKCASRDFDAHIAHTTLTLIQYVMLSLHKRFSDYETIGGLFRAIRDQYIQATIAQRLWQIMISILTRLVQKIECDMELVLQLIIHDNDFRQLFSGMVQLKVQDE